The following are from one region of the Capsicum annuum cultivar UCD-10X-F1 chromosome 1, UCD10Xv1.1, whole genome shotgun sequence genome:
- the LOC107863716 gene encoding serine/threonine-protein kinase BLUS1 isoform X1, whose amino-acid sequence MAGGGGARNYSVNPNNYKLLEEVGYGASATVYRAIYLPFNEVIAVKCLDLDRCNSNLDDIRREAQTMSLIDHPNVIKSFCSFVVESYLWVVMPFMAEGSCLHLMKIAYPDGFEESAICSMLKETLKALEYLHRHGHIHRDVKAGNILLDTNGAVKLGDFGVSACMFDSGDRQRSRNTFVGTPCWMAPEVLQPGTGYDFKADIWSFGITALELAHGHAPFSKYPPMKVLLMTIQNAPPGLDYDRDKKFSKSFKEMVAMCLVKDQTKRPTAEKLLKHSFFRNAKPPELSVKKLFADLPPLWNRVKALQDKDAAQLALKRMPSSEQEALSQSEYQRGVSAWNFDLEDLKLQASLVQEDDDVQEIKEDDDTMKAYMNYKEKSIAILYAGKSTPRKDSTASEQESVGEAEYEIRKEKDLESSPLDSGHWEKNGMKKNASKMELPPLTSDRDALPAKSRTQTPKARQSQSGPLMAGMVLSHSASERARNSERSEIENQQPGDKALPVRRAPSFSGPLMLPNRASGNSLSAPIKSSGGFKDSLDDKSKPNLVQIKGRFSVTSENVDLVKDIPLCTAPRRSSQGSPLRKSASVGEWLVDSKLMPPCQPPKEVGLNNVPASVLMPHLQNLFQQTSIQQDLIANLLSSLQLSEAGDSSQNGRLSSLQRPENNGTVEAAVSEREKLLLIKISELQARMINLTDELTAEKQKYWQLQQRLNSMSSCGEDGDRRELES is encoded by the exons GATGACATACGCAGGGAAGCTCAAACGATGAGTTTGATAGACCATCCTAATGTAATAAAATCATTCTGCTCATTTGTTGTTGAGAGCTATCTCTGGGTGGTGATGCCCTTCATGGCTGAGGGTTCTTGTTTGCATCTCATGAAAATAGCATATCCCGATGGATTCGAAGAATCTGCTATTTGTTCTATGTTGAAGGAAACTCTCAAGGCATTGGAATATCTCCATCGACATGGGCACATCCATCGAGATGTTAAG GCTGGGAATATATTGCTTGACACTAACGGGGCAGTAAAGCTGGGCGATTTTGGTGTTTCAGCATGCATGTTTGACAGTGGTGATAGACAACGGTCTAGGAATACTTTTGTAGGAACTCCATGTTG GATGGCACCGGAAGTTCTGCAACCTGGAACCGGATATGATTTCAA GGCTGATATTTGGTCATTTGGAATAACTGCCTTGGAGTTGGCTCATGGACATGCACCATTTTCAAAGTACCCTCCAATGAAG GTACTACTGATGACAATACAGAATGCCCCTCCTGGGCTTGATTACGACAGGGACAAAAAATTCTCTAAG TCATTCAAGGAAATGGTTGCAATGTGCTTGGTGAAAGATCAAACTAAAAGGCCAACTGCTGAGAAGTTGTTGAAGCATTCTTTTTTCAGAAATGCCAAGCCTCCGGAGCTTTCTGTAAAAAAGCTCTTTGCTGACCTGCCACCACTTTGGAATCGAGTTAAAGCCCTCCAG GATAAGGATGCTGCCCAACTAGCTTTGAAAAGAATGCCTTCTTCCGAGCAGGAAGCATTATCACAG AGTGAATACCAACGGGGAGTTAGCGCCTGGAACTTTGATCTGGAGGACTTAAAGCTTCAGGCTtcactg GTACAGGAAGATGACGACGTACAAGAAATTAAGGAAGACGATGATACCATGAAAGCTTATATGAATTACAAG GAGAAATCTATTGCCATACTATATGCTGGAAAATCAACCCCTAGAAAAGATTCTACTGCCAG TGAGCAAGAAAGTGTTGGTGAAGCTGAATATGAAATCAGGAAGGAAAAAGATTTGGAAAGTAGTCCACTAGATTCTGGTCATTGGGAGAAAAATGGAATGAAGAAGAATGCATCAAAAATGGAGTTGCCACCCCTAACTTCAGATAGGGATGCTTTACCAGCCAAGAGTAGAACTCAAACGCCAAAAGCACGTCAAAGCCAGAGCGGACCACTTATGGCAGGCATGGTACTTAGTCACTCGGCATCAGAAAGAGCTCGAAACTCCGAAAG AAGTGAGATTGAAAACCAACAACCAGGAGATAAAGCGCTTCCTGTGCGAAGAGCACCCAGCTTTAGTGGCCCTTTAATGCTTCCCAATCGAGCTTCAGGAAATAGTTTATCAGCTCCGATTAAATCATCTGGAG GATTCAAAGATTCTTTGGATGATAAGTCAAAGCCGAACTTGGTCCAAATAAAAGGCCGTTTCTCTGTAACGTCAGAAAATGTAGATCTTGTAAAG GATATTCCATTATGTACAGCTCCTCGGCGATCTTCCCAA GGATCACCACTTAGGAAGTCTGCTAGTGTTGGCGAATGGCTGGTCGATTCTAAATTAATG CCACCCTGTCAACCGCCCAAGGAAGTTGGCCTTAATAATGTTCCTGCTTCAGTTCTCATGCCTCACCTGCAAAATCTCTTTCAACAGACGTCAATTCAACAG GATCTGATTGCCAATCTATTGAGTAGCTTGCAACTATCTGAAGCAGGAGATT CCTCTCAAAATGGGAGGTTATCTTCCCTACAGCGCCCAGAGAACAATGGAACT GTTGAAGCAGCCGTTTCTGAAAGGGAGAAGCTATTACTAATCAAAATATCTGAGCTTCAGGCTAG GATGATTAATTTGACAGATGAATTAACTgcagaaaaacaaaaatactgGCAG TTGCAACAGCGATTAAATTCCATGTCAAGTTGCGGAGAGGATGGGGACAGGAGAGAATTGGAATCTTGA
- the LOC107863716 gene encoding serine/threonine-protein kinase BLUS1 isoform X2: MAGGGGARNYSVNPNNYKLLEEVGYGASATVYRAIYLPFNEVIAVKCLDLDRCNSNLDDIRREAQTMSLIDHPNVIKSFCSFVVESYLWVVMPFMAEGSCLHLMKIAYPDGFEESAICSMLKETLKALEYLHRHGHIHRDVKAGNILLDTNGAVKLGDFGVSACMFDSGDRQRSRNTFVGTPCWMAPEVLQPGTGYDFKADIWSFGITALELAHGHAPFSKYPPMKVLLMTIQNAPPGLDYDRDKKFSKSFKEMVAMCLVKDQTKRPTAEKLLKHSFFRNAKPPELSVKKLFADLPPLWNRVKALQDKDAAQLALKRMPSSEQEALSQSEYQRGVSAWNFDLEDLKLQASLVQEDDDVQEIKEDDDTMKAYMNYKEKSIAILYAGKSTPRKDSTASEQESVGEAEYEIRKEKDLESSPLDSGHWEKNGMKKNASKMELPPLTSDRDALPAKSRTQTPKARQSQSGPLMAGMVLSHSASERARNSERSEIENQQPGDKALPVRRAPSFSGPLMLPNRASGNSLSAPIKSSGGFKDSLDDKSKPNLVQIKGRFSVTSENVDLVKGSPLRKSASVGEWLVDSKLMPPCQPPKEVGLNNVPASVLMPHLQNLFQQTSIQQDLIANLLSSLQLSEAGDSSQNGRLSSLQRPENNGTVEAAVSEREKLLLIKISELQARMINLTDELTAEKQKYWQLQQRLNSMSSCGEDGDRRELES, translated from the exons GATGACATACGCAGGGAAGCTCAAACGATGAGTTTGATAGACCATCCTAATGTAATAAAATCATTCTGCTCATTTGTTGTTGAGAGCTATCTCTGGGTGGTGATGCCCTTCATGGCTGAGGGTTCTTGTTTGCATCTCATGAAAATAGCATATCCCGATGGATTCGAAGAATCTGCTATTTGTTCTATGTTGAAGGAAACTCTCAAGGCATTGGAATATCTCCATCGACATGGGCACATCCATCGAGATGTTAAG GCTGGGAATATATTGCTTGACACTAACGGGGCAGTAAAGCTGGGCGATTTTGGTGTTTCAGCATGCATGTTTGACAGTGGTGATAGACAACGGTCTAGGAATACTTTTGTAGGAACTCCATGTTG GATGGCACCGGAAGTTCTGCAACCTGGAACCGGATATGATTTCAA GGCTGATATTTGGTCATTTGGAATAACTGCCTTGGAGTTGGCTCATGGACATGCACCATTTTCAAAGTACCCTCCAATGAAG GTACTACTGATGACAATACAGAATGCCCCTCCTGGGCTTGATTACGACAGGGACAAAAAATTCTCTAAG TCATTCAAGGAAATGGTTGCAATGTGCTTGGTGAAAGATCAAACTAAAAGGCCAACTGCTGAGAAGTTGTTGAAGCATTCTTTTTTCAGAAATGCCAAGCCTCCGGAGCTTTCTGTAAAAAAGCTCTTTGCTGACCTGCCACCACTTTGGAATCGAGTTAAAGCCCTCCAG GATAAGGATGCTGCCCAACTAGCTTTGAAAAGAATGCCTTCTTCCGAGCAGGAAGCATTATCACAG AGTGAATACCAACGGGGAGTTAGCGCCTGGAACTTTGATCTGGAGGACTTAAAGCTTCAGGCTtcactg GTACAGGAAGATGACGACGTACAAGAAATTAAGGAAGACGATGATACCATGAAAGCTTATATGAATTACAAG GAGAAATCTATTGCCATACTATATGCTGGAAAATCAACCCCTAGAAAAGATTCTACTGCCAG TGAGCAAGAAAGTGTTGGTGAAGCTGAATATGAAATCAGGAAGGAAAAAGATTTGGAAAGTAGTCCACTAGATTCTGGTCATTGGGAGAAAAATGGAATGAAGAAGAATGCATCAAAAATGGAGTTGCCACCCCTAACTTCAGATAGGGATGCTTTACCAGCCAAGAGTAGAACTCAAACGCCAAAAGCACGTCAAAGCCAGAGCGGACCACTTATGGCAGGCATGGTACTTAGTCACTCGGCATCAGAAAGAGCTCGAAACTCCGAAAG AAGTGAGATTGAAAACCAACAACCAGGAGATAAAGCGCTTCCTGTGCGAAGAGCACCCAGCTTTAGTGGCCCTTTAATGCTTCCCAATCGAGCTTCAGGAAATAGTTTATCAGCTCCGATTAAATCATCTGGAG GATTCAAAGATTCTTTGGATGATAAGTCAAAGCCGAACTTGGTCCAAATAAAAGGCCGTTTCTCTGTAACGTCAGAAAATGTAGATCTTGTAAAG GGATCACCACTTAGGAAGTCTGCTAGTGTTGGCGAATGGCTGGTCGATTCTAAATTAATG CCACCCTGTCAACCGCCCAAGGAAGTTGGCCTTAATAATGTTCCTGCTTCAGTTCTCATGCCTCACCTGCAAAATCTCTTTCAACAGACGTCAATTCAACAG GATCTGATTGCCAATCTATTGAGTAGCTTGCAACTATCTGAAGCAGGAGATT CCTCTCAAAATGGGAGGTTATCTTCCCTACAGCGCCCAGAGAACAATGGAACT GTTGAAGCAGCCGTTTCTGAAAGGGAGAAGCTATTACTAATCAAAATATCTGAGCTTCAGGCTAG GATGATTAATTTGACAGATGAATTAACTgcagaaaaacaaaaatactgGCAG TTGCAACAGCGATTAAATTCCATGTCAAGTTGCGGAGAGGATGGGGACAGGAGAGAATTGGAATCTTGA